One window of the Microvirga mediterraneensis genome contains the following:
- a CDS encoding MFS transporter, whose amino-acid sequence MATAATTPHAAAATRPMTREEKKVILASSLGTVFEWYDFYLYGSLATIIGAQFFSAFDVTTRNVFALLAFAAGFLVRPFGAIVFGRIGDLVGRKYTFLVTILIMGCSTFLVGLLPSYNQIGWVAPVVLIALRMLQGLALGGEYGGAAVYVAEHAPVGRRGFYTSFIQITATVGLLLSLVVILVLRTWMGEQGFQTGEGWPIAGWRIPFLLSVVLLAISVWIRLQMQESPAFKKMKEEGTQSKAPLKEAFGQWSNLKMVLIALIGLAIGQAVVWYTGQFYALFFIQSILKVDLLTSNVLIAWSLILGTGGFVFFGALSDKIGRKPVILGGCLIAAITYFPLFGALTNVASPRLAQALETAKVQVVADPAACGSVFDPVGIRTFTAPCDVARVALARAAIKYELVPAAAGTPVKVTFNGTEAPLAAAVPANITAFTEAAVGAGYPKAGDPSIVKVSGFFGALGNAQALKAIGILTLFVIYVTMVYGPIAAALVEFFPTRIRYTAMSLPYHIANGWFGGLLPPTAFAMVAATGDIYYGLWYPIVIALVTFVVGLLFVPETKDRDIMTFEGVGAKR is encoded by the coding sequence ATGGCAACAGCAGCTACTACGCCTCATGCGGCCGCCGCGACGCGGCCGATGACGCGGGAGGAAAAGAAGGTCATTCTGGCCTCCTCCCTCGGTACCGTCTTCGAATGGTACGATTTCTACCTTTATGGCTCTCTCGCCACGATCATCGGCGCGCAGTTCTTCTCCGCCTTCGACGTGACGACCCGTAACGTCTTCGCTCTTCTGGCCTTCGCGGCCGGCTTCCTTGTGCGCCCGTTCGGCGCCATCGTGTTCGGCCGGATCGGCGACCTGGTCGGCCGGAAATATACCTTCCTGGTTACCATCCTGATCATGGGCTGCTCGACCTTCCTGGTCGGCCTGCTTCCCAGCTACAACCAGATCGGCTGGGTCGCCCCCGTGGTGCTGATCGCCCTGCGCATGCTCCAGGGCCTGGCGCTCGGCGGCGAGTATGGCGGCGCGGCGGTCTACGTGGCCGAGCACGCTCCGGTGGGCCGTCGCGGCTTCTACACGAGCTTCATCCAGATCACGGCGACGGTCGGTCTGCTCCTCTCCCTGGTCGTCATCCTCGTGCTCCGCACCTGGATGGGCGAACAGGGTTTCCAGACCGGTGAAGGCTGGCCGATCGCAGGCTGGCGCATCCCGTTCCTGCTCTCCGTGGTCCTCCTGGCCATTTCAGTCTGGATTCGCCTCCAGATGCAGGAATCGCCGGCCTTCAAGAAGATGAAGGAAGAGGGCACGCAGTCGAAGGCTCCCCTGAAGGAGGCGTTCGGCCAGTGGAGCAACCTCAAGATGGTGCTCATCGCCCTGATCGGCCTCGCCATCGGCCAGGCCGTGGTGTGGTACACGGGGCAGTTCTACGCCCTGTTCTTCATCCAGAGCATCCTGAAGGTCGACCTGCTGACCTCGAACGTGCTGATCGCCTGGTCTCTGATCCTCGGCACCGGCGGCTTCGTGTTCTTCGGCGCGCTGTCGGACAAGATCGGCCGTAAGCCGGTGATTCTCGGCGGCTGCCTGATCGCGGCGATCACCTACTTCCCGCTCTTCGGCGCTCTCACGAACGTAGCCAGCCCGCGGCTGGCTCAGGCGCTCGAGACCGCCAAGGTGCAGGTCGTAGCCGACCCCGCCGCATGCGGCTCGGTGTTCGATCCGGTGGGCATCCGCACCTTCACGGCTCCCTGCGACGTGGCACGCGTGGCCCTCGCCCGCGCGGCCATCAAGTACGAGCTTGTGCCGGCTGCCGCAGGAACGCCCGTCAAGGTGACGTTCAACGGCACGGAAGCTCCTCTCGCGGCCGCGGTTCCGGCCAACATCACGGCCTTCACCGAAGCTGCCGTTGGGGCAGGTTACCCGAAGGCGGGCGATCCGAGCATCGTGAAGGTCAGCGGCTTCTTCGGGGCTCTGGGCAACGCTCAGGCTCTCAAGGCGATCGGAATCCTGACGCTCTTCGTGATCTACGTCACGATGGTGTACGGCCCCATCGCGGCGGCCCTGGTGGAATTCTTCCCCACCCGCATCCGCTACACCGCGATGTCCCTGCCTTACCACATCGCCAACGGCTGGTTCGGCGGCCTTCTGCCCCCGACCGCCTTCGCCATGGTGGCAGCCACGGGCGACATCTACTACGGCCTCTGGTACCCGATCGTGATTGCCCTGGTGACCTTCGTGGTCGGCCTGCTCTTCGTGCCGGAAACCAAGGACCGGGACATCATGACCTTCGAAGGCGTCGGCGCGAAGCGCTGA